The Candidatus Methylomirabilis lanthanidiphila genome has a window encoding:
- a CDS encoding 3-hydroxyacyl-ACP dehydratase — MLPHRYPFLLVDRILEIEPGKRVVGLKNVTINEAFFQGHFPGQPIMPGVLVIEAMAQTGGVLLMRTLNVSAEKKLVYFTGIDRAKFRRPVLPGDQLRFEIELLQMRSRNCRMQGMAFVQDKLAAEAELSCMVVDRESPNLPSGVPVVMGA, encoded by the coding sequence ATGCTTCCTCACCGTTATCCGTTCCTTCTGGTCGATAGAATCCTCGAGATCGAGCCTGGAAAGAGGGTGGTAGGGCTGAAGAACGTGACCATCAATGAGGCCTTCTTTCAGGGTCACTTTCCTGGACAGCCGATCATGCCTGGAGTATTGGTGATCGAGGCGATGGCGCAGACCGGAGGCGTCCTGTTGATGCGGACACTGAACGTGAGCGCCGAAAAGAAGCTCGTTTATTTTACCGGTATCGACCGCGCGAAGTTTCGCAGACCCGTACTTCCTGGGGATCAGTTACGGTTCGAGATCGAACTGCTCCAAATGAGAAGTCGGAACTGTCGAATGCAAGGCATGGCGTTTGTGCAGGATAAATTAGCTGCAGAGGCCGAGCTGTCGTGTATGGTTGTTGACCGGGAATCGCCGAACCTCCCTTCCGGCGTTCCTGTCGTGATGGGAGCCTAA
- a CDS encoding acyl-[acyl-carrier-protein]--UDP-N-acetylglucosamine O-acyltransferase (UDP-N-acetylglucosamine acyltransferase), which produces MTQIHPSAVVAPEAKLASDCRIDAFSVIGPDVVVGSGTIIGSHVVIEGITEIGKRCQIFSHVVLGTAPQIFQDRGERTKLVIGDETVIREFASVHRGSVKGRGVTALGCRNYIMAYAHIAHDCIVHDDVVVASQAGLAGHVEVEARAVIGGQTGIHQFVRIGQCAMVGACSAVLQDIPPFLKAQGNRAKCYGLNTVGLRRHGMSEEAILRLKQAYRLLFLSHLNTSQALDRIASEVTSCPEIDHLMYFIKLSARGIAR; this is translated from the coding sequence ATGACACAGATTCATCCTTCGGCAGTTGTTGCCCCGGAGGCCAAGCTGGCGTCTGACTGCCGCATCGACGCCTTTTCAGTGATCGGTCCCGATGTGGTGGTGGGATCAGGGACCATCATCGGCTCGCATGTCGTGATCGAGGGGATCACGGAGATCGGAAAACGATGCCAAATCTTCTCTCATGTTGTTCTCGGCACAGCGCCTCAGATCTTCCAGGACAGGGGTGAGAGAACGAAACTGGTTATCGGCGATGAGACGGTTATCCGGGAATTCGCATCGGTCCATCGTGGCTCGGTGAAGGGTAGAGGCGTAACGGCACTGGGATGTCGGAACTACATTATGGCCTATGCCCACATCGCACACGATTGTATTGTACACGACGACGTCGTCGTCGCCAGTCAGGCCGGTTTGGCCGGCCACGTTGAGGTTGAAGCGCGAGCCGTAATTGGCGGGCAGACCGGGATCCATCAGTTCGTTCGCATCGGCCAATGCGCCATGGTCGGCGCTTGCTCGGCGGTACTGCAGGATATCCCACCCTTCCTCAAGGCGCAGGGCAATCGAGCCAAATGCTACGGGTTGAATACGGTGGGCCTGCGTCGCCATGGTATGTCTGAGGAGGCGATCCTTCGACTCAAGCAAGCCTATCGGTTGCTCTTCTTATCCCACTTGAATACGTCCCAGGCGTTGGATCGGATCGCATCGGAGGTGACCTCTTGCCCGGAGATTGATCACTTGATGTACTTCATTAAGTTATCGGCCAGAGGGATTGCGCGCTGA
- a CDS encoding UDP-N-acetylglucosamine 3-dehydrogenase, whose translation MAWRLWRIKGAVLLTLRDRLGMKNGNNGKPVRVGVVGVGYVGHHHARIYSELPGVELVGVVDIDEHRLQEVGLRHRIRLCRDYRELLERVDAVSIAVPTLLHYPIAKEFLKRGVDVLVEKPIAQLPAQADELVEIARLDDRIFQVGHIERFNGAVKALEAVVRSPGFIECHRLGPFAHRNTDVDVVLDLMIHDIDIVLNLVKSPVVAVTTVGVPVISDQVDIANARLEFESGCVANLTASRVSIERVRRIRIFQRDTVISLDYTQQEITVYHRIPGASEAADETTPAIVKEEIPIDKAEPLRVELESFIECVRARKRPLVSGEEGRDALKVASQIVERL comes from the coding sequence TTGGCCTGGCGATTGTGGCGGATTAAGGGCGCGGTCCTGCTGACCTTGAGGGACAGATTGGGCATGAAGAACGGGAATAACGGAAAGCCGGTTCGAGTCGGTGTCGTGGGTGTGGGCTATGTGGGACATCATCACGCCAGGATCTATTCGGAGTTGCCTGGTGTTGAACTGGTCGGAGTCGTCGATATCGACGAGCATCGCCTGCAGGAGGTTGGGCTGCGGCATCGGATCCGACTGTGTCGGGATTACCGCGAGCTTCTGGAAAGGGTAGATGCTGTCAGTATCGCGGTTCCGACCCTGCTGCACTACCCGATTGCCAAGGAATTTCTGAAGCGCGGGGTGGACGTATTGGTAGAGAAACCGATTGCGCAGCTCCCCGCTCAGGCCGACGAACTGGTTGAGATCGCCAGACTTGACGATCGAATCTTTCAGGTCGGCCACATCGAGCGATTCAACGGCGCGGTGAAGGCGCTCGAGGCTGTTGTGAGGAGCCCAGGCTTCATCGAATGCCACCGCCTTGGTCCTTTCGCTCACCGCAATACGGACGTCGATGTCGTCCTTGATCTGATGATCCATGACATCGATATTGTGCTGAACCTGGTCAAGTCGCCTGTCGTCGCGGTGACGACTGTCGGGGTTCCGGTCATCTCCGATCAAGTGGATATCGCCAATGCTCGGCTTGAGTTTGAATCGGGGTGTGTCGCCAACCTGACCGCCAGCCGGGTGAGCATCGAACGAGTGCGGCGGATACGGATCTTTCAACGCGATACCGTCATCTCCCTTGATTATACCCAGCAAGAGATCACGGTGTACCATCGTATCCCAGGGGCGAGTGAGGCGGCCGACGAAACCACCCCGGCGATCGTGAAAGAAGAGATCCCCATTGATAAGGCAGAGCCGCTTCGCGTCGAGCTTGAAAGTTTTATCGAGTGCGTGCGGGCCCGGAAAAGACCGCTGGTGTCGGGAGAGGAAGGACGGGATGCCCTGAAAGTGGCCTCTCAGATTGTGGAGCGGTTGTAG
- a CDS encoding Surface antigen (D15), whose amino-acid sequence MQPFASKVRFLAASSLILSVFFVLAFGNAFGQEQAPVKQLDIKGSRKIDEATIRFKLKTRVGEPFSLEKIREDVKTVYRLGFYDDVAVDADIFEGGLKITFILTEKPTIREVKIRGNKGIATDKIKEKLTLTEGGVFNPQTVAANAEKVRLLYEEEGYYQAKVVPQTEKTPEGDISVTVEINEGGKFEIATIRILGAKGLSEDEIKARIATKELFLFFFFGTLKRDELQRDLDRIKAYYLDNGYLDIKVGEPEIRVIEAKQKLEIGIRVDEGAQYRVGELGIAGNTVFSTEEVLKPLQIARQGIFSREVLQRDMLTLTDRYSERGYLFADVTPTINTDRESHIVDVGLDISEGKQAFLERIEIAGNTKTRDKVIRREIPLNEGDLYNSRLLARGRQNLTNLGFFEEVKIETRRGTAEDRVDIDVMVKEKPTGSFSVGGGFSSIDGILGSGSVTQENFLGLGQRMSLSAQLGARASRFVLNFFDPHILDTGTSLDLSAFNQRMLFDQQIGFDQDTKGGSIAFGRRLHKELFGSLGYRYERDKIFSVADNAPTLIQKQEGTSTTGRVSLGLSMNLTDNRLDPTTGFTGAATYQIAGNFLGGSNKFQRINLDLGYYHPLVWKLVGHIRGNLIVADAYGGKSLPVQERIYLGGTTTVRGFKTFHLSPTETVTDADGSTHRERIGGTKALYFNNEVMFPLYEPLGLKGLVFFDAGNAFAGGESLSLTDLRPTAGGGVRVATPFGLVRVEWGLNLDKRPGESSSAVHLTMGSVF is encoded by the coding sequence GTGCAACCCTTCGCGAGTAAGGTACGGTTTCTCGCCGCCAGTTCTCTCATTCTCTCCGTATTCTTCGTATTGGCATTCGGCAACGCCTTCGGCCAGGAACAGGCACCGGTCAAACAGCTCGATATCAAGGGAAGCCGTAAGATCGATGAGGCGACCATTCGGTTCAAGCTCAAGACCCGGGTCGGAGAGCCGTTCTCACTGGAAAAGATCAGAGAGGATGTCAAGACCGTCTATCGGTTGGGCTTTTACGACGATGTCGCCGTAGATGCCGATATCTTTGAGGGAGGCCTGAAAATCACCTTCATCCTCACCGAAAAGCCGACCATCCGGGAGGTAAAGATCCGAGGCAACAAGGGGATTGCCACCGACAAGATCAAAGAGAAGCTGACACTCACTGAGGGTGGAGTATTCAATCCCCAGACGGTGGCGGCGAATGCGGAAAAGGTGCGGCTGCTTTACGAAGAAGAAGGGTATTACCAGGCAAAGGTCGTCCCGCAGACGGAGAAGACCCCGGAGGGAGATATCTCTGTTACCGTTGAGATCAACGAGGGGGGAAAATTTGAGATTGCCACTATTCGGATCCTTGGCGCCAAAGGTCTCAGCGAAGATGAGATCAAGGCGCGCATCGCCACCAAGGAGCTGTTTCTCTTCTTCTTTTTTGGGACGCTGAAACGCGATGAGTTGCAACGCGATCTCGATCGGATTAAGGCGTACTACCTGGATAACGGTTATCTCGATATTAAGGTAGGGGAGCCGGAGATCCGGGTGATTGAGGCAAAACAGAAGCTCGAGATCGGCATCCGGGTGGACGAGGGCGCACAATATCGGGTCGGAGAGCTGGGAATTGCCGGCAATACGGTCTTTTCTACTGAGGAGGTGTTGAAGCCGCTTCAGATCGCCAGGCAGGGTATTTTCAGCCGGGAGGTACTCCAGCGGGACATGCTGACGCTGACGGATCGGTATTCGGAGCGCGGGTATCTCTTTGCGGATGTCACCCCGACCATTAACACTGATCGTGAGAGCCATATTGTCGATGTGGGGCTGGACATCAGTGAAGGGAAGCAGGCCTTCCTGGAACGAATCGAGATTGCAGGCAACACCAAGACTCGCGACAAAGTCATCCGGCGGGAGATCCCTCTGAACGAGGGCGACCTGTACAATAGCCGTCTCTTGGCGCGCGGTCGTCAGAATCTGACCAATCTCGGCTTTTTCGAGGAGGTTAAGATTGAGACGCGCCGGGGTACGGCTGAGGACCGGGTGGACATCGATGTGATGGTGAAGGAGAAGCCGACCGGCTCCTTTAGTGTCGGAGGTGGTTTCAGCTCCATCGATGGCATCCTGGGTTCGGGTTCTGTCACTCAGGAGAACTTTCTCGGATTGGGGCAGCGGATGTCGCTCTCGGCGCAGCTTGGCGCCAGAGCAAGCCGGTTTGTGTTGAATTTCTTCGATCCTCATATCCTGGATACGGGGACCTCGCTGGATCTCTCGGCCTTCAATCAGCGCATGCTCTTTGACCAGCAGATCGGCTTTGACCAGGATACCAAGGGCGGGTCGATCGCCTTCGGCCGACGACTCCACAAGGAGTTGTTCGGTTCACTGGGCTATCGGTACGAGCGTGACAAGATCTTTAGTGTTGCCGACAACGCGCCTACGCTCATTCAGAAGCAGGAAGGGACGAGTACCACCGGGAGGGTGTCGCTCGGCCTCTCGATGAACCTCACGGACAATCGCCTCGATCCGACCACCGGCTTCACCGGGGCGGCAACGTATCAGATTGCCGGGAATTTTCTGGGCGGGAGCAATAAGTTTCAGCGCATCAATCTCGATCTTGGGTACTACCACCCGCTGGTCTGGAAGCTGGTCGGGCATATCCGCGGCAACCTGATTGTGGCGGACGCCTACGGTGGGAAGTCGCTACCGGTTCAGGAACGGATCTATCTCGGTGGGACCACCACGGTTCGAGGGTTCAAGACCTTTCACCTGAGCCCTACCGAGACCGTGACGGATGCCGACGGCTCGACGCACAGGGAGCGGATCGGCGGTACCAAGGCCCTCTACTTTAATAACGAGGTGATGTTTCCCCTCTACGAGCCGTTGGGTCTCAAGGGCCTGGTGTTTTTCGATGCGGGTAATGCCTTCGCAGGGGGGGAGAGTCTCTCGCTGACCGATCTACGACCGACAGCCGGGGGCGGCGTTCGTGTAGCCACCCCATTTGGCTTGGTTCGCGTCGAGTGGGGTCTCAATCTGGACAAGCGACCCGGGGAGTCGAGCAGCGCGGTGCATTTGACTATGGGATCGGTATTTTAG
- a CDS encoding Outer membrane chaperone Skp (OmpH), with amino-acid sequence MMRPICGWRKLAFCGTTVIIFTASAVWAADSPMRLGFVDLQAVITQSKEGRAAEDKVKAEAAEKQKEISAREAEIKQMDADLQKQTSVLSEAAKKEREEEIRRKLRDLKRVTEDVNRDLAKREGEMVNDLLRDLTALIRDYGKEKGYTLIVEKGQSGVIYGNDAADLTKEILERYNTRRTKK; translated from the coding sequence ATGATGCGTCCGATATGCGGTTGGCGAAAATTGGCGTTCTGTGGGACCACGGTGATAATCTTCACGGCGTCCGCGGTTTGGGCTGCGGATTCTCCGATGCGACTCGGGTTTGTCGACCTTCAGGCGGTCATTACCCAGTCGAAAGAGGGGCGAGCCGCAGAGGACAAGGTGAAGGCGGAGGCGGCTGAGAAACAGAAAGAGATCAGTGCGAGAGAGGCTGAGATCAAGCAGATGGACGCGGATCTCCAAAAACAGACATCCGTCCTGAGTGAGGCTGCGAAGAAGGAGAGAGAGGAAGAGATTCGGCGTAAGCTTCGTGATCTCAAGCGAGTCACGGAGGACGTCAATCGTGACTTGGCCAAGCGGGAAGGCGAGATGGTGAATGATCTGCTCAGGGATCTCACGGCTCTGATTCGAGACTATGGTAAAGAGAAGGGATATACCCTTATTGTCGAGAAGGGGCAGAGTGGTGTGATTTACGGCAACGATGCGGCTGATCTGACCAAAGAGATACTCGAGCGTTATAACACCCGCCGAACCAAAAAATAG
- a CDS encoding UDP-3-O-(3-hydroxymyristoyl)-glucosamine N-acyltransferase, whose amino-acid sequence MQLRELAEKLGCRLVGDGETEVHRLAPLHEASEGDLVFIARTTDLPKLKTSKASAAIIREGSPPCPRPTLLANDPYLTFVQALRLLYTSDQPTPGVHPSCVIQEGVRLEEDVAIGPLSVVEAGVTIGRRSVVGAQVYIGKDSRIGADCRLYPQVMIREGVEIGDRVIIHSGTVIGSDGFGYVRGEQGIRIKIPQVGRVILEDDIEIGANVTIDRATIGVTRIKRGTKIDNLVQIAHNVVVGADTVIAALSGISGSAKIGDRVTLAGQVGIVDHIEIGDDATVGAQAGVAKSLPPESVVLGSPAVPHLTFKRRVAAASRLPQILNTLKRIEARLVSLESASGTEGQQSQTAQSISERGAH is encoded by the coding sequence ATGCAACTGAGAGAGCTGGCTGAAAAGCTGGGATGCCGGCTGGTCGGTGACGGTGAGACCGAGGTTCATCGTCTTGCTCCGCTGCACGAGGCGAGTGAGGGGGACTTGGTCTTTATAGCAAGGACCACCGACTTGCCGAAACTGAAGACGAGCAAGGCCTCTGCCGCAATTATACGTGAGGGGAGCCCGCCCTGCCCCAGGCCGACGCTGCTGGCGAACGATCCCTACCTGACTTTTGTCCAGGCCCTCCGTCTTTTGTATACCTCGGATCAGCCAACGCCCGGTGTCCATCCATCCTGCGTCATACAGGAAGGCGTGCGCCTGGAAGAGGATGTGGCGATCGGACCGCTCTCGGTTGTTGAGGCAGGGGTAACGATTGGCCGGAGGAGCGTTGTGGGCGCACAGGTCTACATCGGGAAAGACTCGCGCATCGGCGCCGACTGCCGGCTCTACCCGCAGGTCATGATCCGGGAGGGTGTCGAGATCGGCGATCGGGTGATTATTCACAGCGGGACTGTGATTGGGAGCGATGGCTTCGGGTATGTCAGGGGCGAACAGGGAATTCGTATCAAGATCCCGCAGGTGGGGCGGGTGATTCTTGAGGATGATATAGAGATCGGTGCTAACGTAACGATCGATCGGGCGACGATAGGGGTGACGCGGATCAAGCGTGGAACCAAGATCGACAATCTGGTCCAGATCGCGCACAACGTTGTCGTGGGTGCCGATACGGTGATTGCGGCCTTGAGCGGCATCTCCGGAAGTGCGAAGATCGGAGATCGTGTCACGCTGGCCGGCCAGGTCGGGATCGTCGATCATATCGAAATTGGCGATGATGCCACCGTGGGAGCGCAGGCTGGAGTTGCGAAGAGTCTGCCGCCTGAAAGCGTTGTTCTCGGCTCGCCCGCCGTACCGCATCTCACATTCAAGCGCCGCGTTGCCGCAGCGAGTCGGCTTCCCCAGATCCTCAATACGCTCAAGCGTATTGAGGCGCGTCTGGTATCGCTGGAGAGCGCCAGTGGGACAGAGGGACAACAGTCGCAGACTGCTCAGTCGATATCCGAAAGGGGAGCCCATTGA